A region of the Candidatus Neomarinimicrobiota bacterium genome:
GCCGTTACTGAATTTAAAAAAGCGATTGAGCTGCTTCCCCGCATTCCCAACGCGCAGTCTGAGCTTGCTAATGCGTATAAGATGATAGGTAATGTTCCCGCGGCATTGGAGGAATATGAGAGTATGTTGAAGAAATTTTCCGATAAGCAGAAAATATTGCGTGACAGAGGGATGCTTTACGAGGAAACAGGAGATACGACTAATGCGCTTTTAGATTACAAACGAGCCGGCGCCAATTTCAAAGCGCTGAATATTTATTGGAAAAGAAAAGATTATGATTCGTCAATTGAACAATTGACCTCATTAATTACAAGCGTAGAAGCCGATACAGGGGAATTTTTCATCCCATTTTACTTTGAATTATTTCATAAACGGGGAATGGCTTATTTTAAGTTAGGGTTAATTGATGAAGCAGTATATGATTTGAAGAGATCAATAGAGATAAACCCCGATTACGCCGATGCATATTACCTGAGAGGAGTAATATATTTCCAAAAAGGATTATATGGCAATGCAGCCGCTGATTTCAGGCGTACTCTTAAAATCGAACCCGATAATTTTGAAGCCTCAAAATATCTTATTCACTCAAAGAATAAGATGAGGTCACGCAGGTAATACTCTTTGGTATCAGTGCTTTATGATAAATTGCAATACTCTTACTTTTCGTTTTAAATTAACACCCGCTTTCAGGAATAATATTGCTCGCCTCTAAACAACACCTTTACACTTTGCAAAAAATTCTTATTTTATGCCACTATGCCAACCATTTATCAAAATTACCGTCAGATTATCAGTAGAAGTAGATACGTAAATGGATGATAAGGAAAAAAGGATGATAATTCGAGCCCAAAACGGCGACCATTATGCTTTTGAACAGCTTGTGAGCAATTATGACCGGCAGGTACTCAACTTAGCCTATTCTATTGTCGGTAACATAGATGACGCTCAGGATATATATCAGGAAGCCCTTATCGCCGCTTACAAAGCTCTTCCTAAATTTAAATTTAAAAGTAGTTTCTTCACATGGATATACAGGATAGCGGTGAACAAGTCCATTACCTTCAAAAGTAAAAAGCTAAGGACAAACACGGTTTCTATATCACGAAATGATGGGAACACATTCGGCGTTGACCATGATTTGAGGCTGTCTCATACCGATACGCCTGATCTGCACTCTGTTAATTCTGAATTGAAATATGAAATTGAGAATGCTATTCTTAAATTATCCGCTAAAGAACGTATGGCATTCGTACTTTGTCATCAACAGGGTCATAAAATCAGAGAAGCGGCGGAACTTATGGAATGCACATCCGGGACGGTGAAGAGTTATCTATTCAGAGCGCGGGAAAAATTAAAATTTCATCTAAAATCTTATATGGAGTCATAATATGAGTGACGCTAAACGCAACGAATCAATACTGCTGTATCTTTACGGAGAACTGTTGCCGGAAGAAAAAGCGGCATTTGAGAGAGAACTTAGCGAGAACAGGCTTCTCAAAGAAGAATTTGAGAGAGAAAAAGAGCTGCACGAACTTTATAGCCAGCGGACAGGAACCGAAGTTTCCGACGCGGTTTTATTTGAAAGCAGGCGCAAACTTATGGATACTCTTAACGCTGATTTTTCCCACACTTCCCGAAGCAGCGCGGAAAGAGGCGGTATAATTGGATTTCTGTTCGGTAATAATCCGAAGTTAGCCGGCGCTATCGCTATGTTGGTCGTAGGAATCATAATCGGTAATGCAGTTGATATCGAGGTGGATTTCGGCGACGGATTGGAGATAATAGATTTTAACGCTGTTCAAAGCGGCGCTGTTTCCGTCGATTTGCTGGGAGCGCAGGGATTAGAA
Encoded here:
- a CDS encoding tetratricopeptide repeat protein — its product is MKIFQYCLFLSLYISLSLTTYAQSKGYVYNRDVEVAFADGVNAYYEGDYEAAIAELDRVIHEEPDRAYAYYYRGMSFKMMGAHKFAVTEFKKAIELLPRIPNAQSELANAYKMIGNVPAALEEYESMLKKFSDKQKILRDRGMLYEETGDTTNALLDYKRAGANFKALNIYWKRKDYDSSIEQLTSLITSVEADTGEFFIPFYFELFHKRGMAYFKLGLIDEAVYDLKRSIEINPDYADAYYLRGVIYFQKGLYGNAAADFRRTLKIEPDNFEASKYLIHSKNKMRSRR
- a CDS encoding sigma-70 family RNA polymerase sigma factor; protein product: MDDKEKRMIIRAQNGDHYAFEQLVSNYDRQVLNLAYSIVGNIDDAQDIYQEALIAAYKALPKFKFKSSFFTWIYRIAVNKSITFKSKKLRTNTVSISRNDGNTFGVDHDLRLSHTDTPDLHSVNSELKYEIENAILKLSAKERMAFVLCHQQGHKIREAAELMECTSGTVKSYLFRAREKLKFHLKSYMES